Proteins from one Gossypium raimondii isolate GPD5lz chromosome 8, ASM2569854v1, whole genome shotgun sequence genomic window:
- the LOC105791147 gene encoding protein SGT1 homolog B has translation MASDLETKAKEAFIDDHFELALHLYSQAIQLNPKHAELYADRAQANIKLNNLTEAVADANKAIELDPSMSKAYLRKATACMKLEEYQTAKSALETGAALAPAESRFSKLIKECEERIAEETGDVSMQMPEALAKNDVPAKEIELDKDQPNLEIEAAPPKPAYRHEFYQKPEEVVVTIFAKGIPHDCVKVDYGEQTLSVAINAPGKEAYHFQPRLFAKIIPEKCRYDVLSTKVEIRLAKSVPIHWTSLEFSREVAITQRVNVSSVSASQRPSYPSSKPQRVDWDKIEAQVKKEEKDEKLDGDAALNKFFRDIYKDADEDTRRAMQKSFVESNGTVLSTNWKEVGAKKVEGSPPDGMEMKKWEY, from the exons ATGGCGTCTGATCTTGAGACCAAAGCCAAAGAAGCCTTCATCGATGACCACTTCGAGCTTGCGCTCCATCTCTACTCTCAAGCCATCCAACTTAATCCTAAACACGCCGAGCTCTATGCTGACCGTGCTCAAGCCAACATCAAACTCAATAATCTCACTG AGGCTGTGGCGGATGCGAACAAAGCGATTGAGTTGGATCCTTCCATGTCTAAAGCTTATCTGCGTAAAGC CACTGCCTGCATGAAGCTTGAAGAGTATCAAACTGCTAAGTCTGCGCTGGAGACTGGCGCTGCTTTGGCACCTGCAGAGTCAAGATTTTCCAAGTTGATAAAAGAATGTGAAGAGCGAATTGCAG AAGAAACTGGTGATGTATCAATGCAGATGCCAGAAGCATTGGCTAAAAATGATGTACCTGCAAAAGAAATTGAGCTGGACAAGGATCAGCCTAATCTAGAGATTGAGGCTGCACCTCCCAAACCAGCGTACAG GCATGAATTTTACCAGAAACCAGAGGAAGTGGTTGTCACAATATTTGCTAAAGGAATACCGCATGATTGTGTTAAAGTAGATTATGGTGAACAAACA CTAAGTGTTGCTATCAATGCTCCTGGTAAGGAGGCATATCATTTCCAACCTCGATTATTTGCAAAG ATAATACCTGAGAAGTGCAGATATGATGTTTTGTCAACCAAAGTTGAGATTAGGCTAGCAAAATCTGTACCCATTCATTGGACATCTCTTGAATTCAGCAGGGAAGTTGCTATAACCCAAAGGGTTAATGTGTCTTCTG TTTCTGCAAGTCAACGACCATCATACCCATCCTCCAAACCACAAAGGGTAGATTGGGATAAAATTGAAGCTCAAGTAAAGAAGGAG GAGAAAGATGAAAAGCTAGATGGTGATGCGGCTTTGAACAAATTTTTCCGGGACATTTATAAGGATGCGGATGAAGACACAAGAAGGGCCATGCAAAAATCTTTT GTGGAGTCTAATGGGACAGTGCTATCAACAAATTGGAAAGAAGT